The following is a genomic window from Burkholderiaceae bacterium DAT-1.
GAGCGATTGCCACACCGGCAGCGGGAGCGCCCATTTACGCAATAGCACGCTGTAGGTGCCATAGGAGAGCGACGCCAGCAGCATCAGTGCATCGCCCCGACCAAACTCGCCTGCCAGCAGCTTGACGGGATCCCCGGATGACAGCAGCCAGACCAGCCCGCTTAACGACACGGCAGCACCAGCAAGCGTGGTGGCGGTGAGCTTATCCTTGGCGATCAGCCTCCCCTGCAACTGAGTGAGCAAGGGAATCAGTGCGGCGATCAGCCCCATATTGGTGGCACTGGTGGCATGCGCCGCAAAATAGGCAAGACTCTGATACGCCACCATCCCCAGCAAGCCCAGCACCATCAACTTGCCTATCAACGGGCGGATCACCGCGCGATTGCGCCATACAGCGGGCAGCATCACCGGCGTGAGCAGACACAGCGCCACCGCCCAGCGATAGAACGAGATCGCCGCGGGATCAATGCGGCCCGCGGCCAGCTTATTGACGATGGTATTGACTGACCAGATCAGTACGGCCAGCACAGGAAAGGCGTAGATGCGTGAGGATGGATTCACGACTGTACTCACATTCAAATTCAGGCCGGTATTATTTCATTGTGTACGATTTCCGGCCAATTGAATTTCCCCTGCAATTGCATAAGGATTGCCTATAGTGGTGCATAAGGCTCACACCACAATAACGAGGGAATGCCATGAGTACGCCACAGGCTCGCGCACTGCTTCAGCACGCCGTCTCACTGCATCTGCAGGATCGATTTCAGGAAGCACACGACTTCTACCTCAGCCTGCTGGGCGATCCCGTACTCGCGCCGCATGCATCCCATCTGCTGGGCGTGTTGCTGATGCAGCACGGTTTTCTGGATGAGGGCAAACGGCGGATTGATGCCGCGCTGCAATCACGTCATTACCCCGAAGCACATGCCAATCTCAATGTATTTGGCGAGAGTGTGTCGGCCAAGTGGGATCAGGAAGACCGCTTTGCAGAACGGCCAGAGCCATGGCGTCCGCCCGCTTGGGGTACCACCGATCGCTGGCGGCATCTGCGCATGATTGATTTTGCGAACTGCTTTGTTGAAGAGAATGCCACCTGGCTGACCATTGGCGATGCCTATGGCCATGATGCCCTGATGCTGCACGAGTTTGGGATTAGCAAGGTGACAGCATCCAACCTGAATGCCACCCAGCTGCAACAGGCACACGACCTCGGGCATATCGGCGACTTTCTGGCTTTGAATGCCGAGAAGATTGATCTGCCCGATGACTCGGTCGATTACGTGTTGTGCAAGGAGGCGCTGCACCATATGCCGCGCGCTTCGGTAGCGATTTACGAGATGCTGCGCGTGGCGCGCAAAGGCGTATTTCTGGTGGAGCCACAGGACCCGGCTATCGACCTGCAGGCCAATCACGACAATGGCTTCTATTTCAAAATGGAAGGCAACCAGCTGCATACCTGCAAGGAGGGGATGGAGCAGCCCCTTCATAGCGCGATGATGGACTGGTACGAGGATGGCGCATTCAATTACGTCTATACCATTTCACGTCGCGAAATCCGCAAGCTGTGCTGTGGCATGGGCTTGCCCGCGTATGCAGCACTTTCGTTCAATGACATGTATGTGGAGGAATGGTGCGATCAGCCAGCTACCGCAGATAGCCCCGGCTTCCAGCGTCTGTATCGCGAGATTGCCCTGTGGGATAACTTCTGCAATCAAACCGGCAAGCCGCGCAGCCACCTTGCCGCCCTGCTGTTCAAGCGCGCCCCCTCGCATCTGGTCGAGCAGGCGCTGCATCAGCGCGGCTACACCATCCAGCGTACCCCAACACGATTCTTGCCGATTCGTTGGCCAGACATTCAGACCCAGCCAACTCATGTGCCACAGCGGGAGGTTGAGGAGCAGTTGCCATGATCCGCGACTTGCCGGTATTGC
Proteins encoded in this region:
- a CDS encoding DMT family transporter, which translates into the protein MSTVVNPSSRIYAFPVLAVLIWSVNTIVNKLAAGRIDPAAISFYRWAVALCLLTPVMLPAVWRNRAVIRPLIGKLMVLGLLGMVAYQSLAYFAAHATSATNMGLIAALIPLLTQLQGRLIAKDKLTATTLAGAAVSLSGLVWLLSSGDPVKLLAGEFGRGDALMLLASLSYGTYSVLLRKWALPLPVWQSLYMQIFFSVLMLLPGYLHAAPSPLNAGNIPLILFAGIFASTIAPFLWMRGVAQLGAGRTALFMNLLPVFTVIIAVSMLGEAVHPYHLVGGLLVLGGVWLGQVKRG
- a CDS encoding class I SAM-dependent methyltransferase, with the protein product MSTPQARALLQHAVSLHLQDRFQEAHDFYLSLLGDPVLAPHASHLLGVLLMQHGFLDEGKRRIDAALQSRHYPEAHANLNVFGESVSAKWDQEDRFAERPEPWRPPAWGTTDRWRHLRMIDFANCFVEENATWLTIGDAYGHDALMLHEFGISKVTASNLNATQLQQAHDLGHIGDFLALNAEKIDLPDDSVDYVLCKEALHHMPRASVAIYEMLRVARKGVFLVEPQDPAIDLQANHDNGFYFKMEGNQLHTCKEGMEQPLHSAMMDWYEDGAFNYVYTISRREIRKLCCGMGLPAYAALSFNDMYVEEWCDQPATADSPGFQRLYREIALWDNFCNQTGKPRSHLAALLFKRAPSHLVEQALHQRGYTIQRTPTRFLPIRWPDIQTQPTHVPQREVEEQLP